A genomic window from Aquila chrysaetos chrysaetos chromosome 9, bAquChr1.4, whole genome shotgun sequence includes:
- the ASPHD2 gene encoding aspartate beta-hydroxylase domain-containing protein 2, giving the protein MVWVSLRTTRTDRRAPLCTPTTHCTTMSLEWLMDWSWSLDGLRDFIATGIQSFRDCDATALAAVACLLVLFVWYCYHVGREQPRTYATVNALMQSAEANGVQNGYVYCHSPECVRCTHHDGLNQKLYHNLQEYAKRYSWSGMGRIHKGIREQGRYLNSRPSIQKPEVFFLPDLPTMPYFSRDAQKHDVELLERNFQTILCEFETLYKAFSNCSLPQGWKMNSTPSGEWFTFYLVNQGMCVPRNCRRCPRTYRLLGSLRTCIGNNVFGNACISVLSPGTVIAEHYGPTNIRIRCHLGLKTPSNCELVVGGEPQCWAEGRCLLFDDSFLHTAFHEGSPEEGPRVVFMVDLWHPNVAAAERQALDFIFAPGR; this is encoded by the exons ATGGTGTGGGTGTCTCTGAGGACCACGAGGACTGACCGCCGGGCCCCCCTGTGCACACCCACCACCCACTGCACCACCATGTCTTTGGAATGGCTGATGGACTGGAGCTGGTCCCTGGATGGACTCCGGGATTTCATCGCCACTGGCATCCAATCTTTCCGGGACTGCGACGCCACCGCCCTGGCCGCCGTCGCCTGCCTCCTGGTCCTCTTCGTGTGGTACTGCTACCACGTGGGCCGGGAGCAGCCCCGCACCTATGCCACTGTCAACGCCCTGATGCAGAGCGCCGAGGCCAACGGCGTGCAGAACGGGTACGTCTACTGCCACTCGCCCGAGTGCGTGCGCTGCACGCACCACGACGGACTCAACCAGAAACTCTACCACAACCTGCAGGAGTACGCCAAGCGCTACTCCTGGTCCGGCATGGGCAGGATCCACAAGGGCATCCGTGAGCAGGGCCGCTACCTCAACAGCCGGCCGTCTATCCAGAAGCCAGAAGTCTTCTTCTTGCCGGATTTGCCAACCATGCCCTATTTCTCCCGGGACGCTCAAAAGCACGACGTGGAGTTGCTGGAGCGCAACTTCCAGACCATCCTGTGCGAGTTTGAGACCCTCTACAAAGCTTTCTCAAACTGCAGCCTCCCGCAAGGATGGAAAATGAACAGCACGCCCAGCGGGGAGTGGTTCACCTTCTACCTGGTGAACCAGGGCATGTGCGTGCCCAGGAACTGCAGGAGATGCCCACGGACGTACCGCTTGCTCGGGAGCCTTCGCACCTGCATTGGCAACAATGTCTTTGGGAATGCATGCATCTCCGTGCTGAGCCCGGGCACCGTCATTGCCGAGCACTACGGACCCACCAACATCCGCATCCGCTGCCATCTAG GTCTGAAGACGCCCAGCAACTGCGAGCTGGTGGTGGGGGGTGAGCCTCAGTGCTGGGCTGAGGGCCGCTGCCTGCTCTTCGACGACTCCTTCCTGCACACGGCGTTTCACGAAG GTTCCCCGGAGGAGGGTCCCCGTGTGGTCTTCATGGTGGACCTGTGGCACCCCAACGTTGCTGCCGCAGAGCGCCAAGCCCTCGACTTCATCTTTGCCCCAGGACGATGA